The genomic DNA ACGGGCTTTCAGGTCGCCTGCTGAAGAGTACAACAAGAtcatcgacatcgtcggcCGATACGCCATCCACTGCAAGGGAGTCGCCTTCTCGTGCAAAAAGTACGGCGAATCGGGCACCAGTGTCTCCATCCAGGCAACGGCGACCGAGGTCGACCGCATTAGGCAGATTCACGGATCAAGTGTTGCCAACGAGCTGATGCAATTCTCAACATCCGAAGACCGCTGGGGCTTCAAGGCTACCGGCTGGGCCACGAATGCCAACTACAACATCAAGAAAACcaccttcctcctcttcatcaATCACCGCTGTGTCGAGTCCACCAACATCAAAAAGGCCCTCGAACAGTTGTACTCGTCATTCCTGCCCAAGGGCGGTCGGCCTTTCATCTACATCAGCTTGGAGATCGACCCCGCCCGCGTCGATGTCAACGTGCATCCGACAAAGCAGGAGGTGCATTTTCTGAACGAGGACGATATCATCCAGTCGATATGCGAGCACATTCGAtcgcagctcgccgaggtggaCACAAGCCGCACATTTATGACACAAAGCCTGCTTCCGGGCAGCCATCTGGTGGACGCGCCCCTTcaggccgaggatgagggtgtaccggcgacgccggcgactcCTGCGCGAGAAACACCAGGCTCGAAACGGCCGCGGAGGAACTCTAACAGTCTCGTTCGCACCGACACGAGCCTACGCAAAATTACCAGCATGCTCCCATCCACTATAGCAACAACACCCTCCAAGGCCTctcccgcggcggcggcaacagcGGCTGGATCAGCTGACCAGAATGTCTTGTCTGCCTCGGAAGATATTCGTTACGAGATGGTGGACAGGCCCTTTGCGCCGATGAGGCTCACTAGCGTCAAGGAGCTTCGTGCCGAGGTCAGAGAGGAAATGCACAGTGACCTAACGGACATTTTTGCCAATCATACAttcgtcggcatcgtcgacgagcgtcgccgcctcgccgccatccagaGCGGTATCAAGTTGTACCTCATTGACTACGGCCGCACCTGCTATGAGTACTGTTACCAAGTTGGTCTAACGGATTTTGGCAATTTTGGCACCATTCGGTTCACGCCACCGCTGGATTTGCGGGAGATTCTCCGTATgggcgccgagatcgagaagAGCAACATTGAGTCTCCCGATGAGGATTTCGATGTCGATGATGTCATCGAAAAGGTCGCTGCCCAGCTGATTGAGCGACGCGAGATGCTTAGCGAGTACTTCTCGCTCGAGGTCACCCCTGCAGGCGAGCTCCTCACCATCCCCCTCCTGATTAAGGGCTATACGCCCGCCATGGTCAAACTGCCACGATTTCTGCTGCGTCTAGGGCCCTGCGTCGACTGGACAGAGGAGAAGCCGTGCTTCGATACGTTCCTGAAGGAGCTGGCGTCTTTCTATGTGCCCGAGCAGCTGCCACCgatcatcggcggcgaggccgacgaaaACGAGGGCGGGGATACGCTGGATGGTCAAGTCGCGGACAGGCGGAAGAATGTGCGTTGGGCGATGGAGCACGTGTTTTTCCCTGCCTTCAAGGCGAGATTAGTTgcgacgacgccgctgaTGAAGGCTGCTGTGCTCGAGGTTGCCGATCTTAAGGGCTTATACCGGGTGTTTGAAAGGTGTTGATCTAAAGCTTTCgccggggggtgggggggcaGGATGTTCCTGTTGAAACACAGTCGACTTATACTCTGCATTCTTCGAGATTATACAAAGCAGGACATGCCGCCATTTCCTTTTCCTCGAGGAGAACAGTACTTAGTTGCATGCTACGTTACAGGAGTAGAATATAGCTGAATTTGCACAACAAAATTTATGTCCTTGATCTCGTCAAATGGTTCAGTCAGTGACCTGCTCCTAACAGCCGACAAACTCGCTGCTGTGCGTAACGGGAGGTGAGCAGCTGAATTTGACCGTCATGAATGCGGCAGATGTCGATGGTCATCATACGGCATACTCCGTCCTACGAGAATTGGTCTAAATGTACAGATACCTGTTCGCGATATCCATACACGAAAGGTCGGTCGGCAAGATGTTCTACCGCGGCCATGTAAGTCCAAGAGTTGAGGTGGACACACCCCCCCGACCGCCGATCGCCGTTGCCGTACAGTGTCCGCTGTGTCTCGGCACGTCCCCAGGCCTGGCCTCGACACACCGGATCCTTCACCGTGCGCGGATCACATCATACATGGCGCTTGTGATCAAATCCGGTGCGTTCTAAGAAGCCATTCCCTGATACATCAACAACGCCCGCCTCCCCTCCGCCTGCATCCCCTCCAGATTTCAAGAACCACGCTCATtgttgccccccccccccccctctttaCACCCCAATTGCAATCCAAAATACAATAAGCAATGGCTTCGAGAaccgacctcgacgacgaggacctcaCCTTCCACTGCTGCGCGCCCCTTCGGGCCTCGGAGCTCTTGAGGCCCGTCGAAGTCGGCGAGATTGGGTCAGTAACACAATTacagcccccccctcccttcacTTCTGAGTATCACGTTCTTTCCTCTGACAAGATGAGATGTTGGGGATTATACAGCGGCCCAGGCCACGCCGGGAAGTCGACGTTCTTCGCCTGGCCCATCCTCGGGCCGCTCCTGTTCGAGAACGCGACCAGCGACGCGCGAGACCACTGCGCGAACGAGAGGAGTACGTACGCCCGCCCCGTTCCGCCACcgcacgtcgtcgtcgtctctcGCACTTCCAGTGGGTGGAaacgagagcgagagcgaAGATAGCGAGTAGTGCTTCCGGGGCCCGTATAGCTGACACGGGCAACGCAGCGTTCCTCTCGTACCTCCGCCTGTCCGTCTACAtgtccatcgtcgccgtcgccatcgtcctcTCCTTCCACCTCAAGTCCGAGCCCAGCCAGCTCGAGCTGCGCATGGCCAAGCCCCTGGGCATCGTCTTCTggatcctcgccgtcgcgtGCCTgtgcctcggcctcgggaaC from Colletotrichum higginsianum IMI 349063 chromosome 3, whole genome shotgun sequence includes the following:
- a CDS encoding DNA mismatch repair protein MutL, whose amino-acid sequence is MSSSPMDIDPSPAAGTKRKAEEDPDESRAARRIRALDPNVVNKIAAGEIIVAPVNALKELIENSVDAGATALEVLVKDGGLKLLQITDNGCGIQKEDMDILCERHTTSKITAFEDLASIATYGFRGEALASISHIAHLSVTTKTKDSDCAWRAAYLDGKLAPAKPGQSAEPKPTAGRQGTQISVEDMFYNIPTRRRAFRSPAEEYNKIIDIVGRYAIHCKGVAFSCKKYGESGTSVSIQATATEVDRIRQIHGSSVANELMQFSTSEDRWGFKATGWATNANYNIKKTTFLLFINHRCVESTNIKKALEQLYSSFLPKGGRPFIYISLEIDPARVDVNVHPTKQEVHFLNEDDIIQSICEHIRSQLAEVDTSRTFMTQSLLPGSHLVDAPLQAEDEGVPATPATPARETPGSKRPRRNSNSLVRTDTSLRKITSMLPSTIATTPSKASPAAAATAAGSADQNVLSASEDIRYEMVDRPFAPMRLTSVKELRAEVREEMHSDLTDIFANHTFVGIVDERRRLAAIQSGIKLYLIDYGRTCYEYCYQVGLTDFGNFGTIRFTPPLDLREILRMGAEIEKSNIESPDEDFDVDDVIEKVAAQLIERREMLSEYFSLEVTPAGELLTIPLLIKGYTPAMVKLPRFLLRLGPCVDWTEEKPCFDTFLKELASFYVPEQLPPIIGGEADENEGGDTLDGQVADRRKNVRWAMEHVFFPAFKARLVATTPLMKAAVLEVADLKGLYRVFERC
- a CDS encoding Duf202 domain-containing protein, with translation MASRTDLDDEDLTFHCCAPLRASELLRPVEVGEIGGPGHAGKSTFFAWPILGPLLFENATSDARDHCANERTFLSYLRLSVYMSIVAVAIVLSFHLKSEPSQLELRMAKPLGIVFWILAVACLCLGLGNYIKTVNKYSRKAAIVQTGWRTQLVLSIVALSIVGTCAVLLVIAKITANAQKGESSHAAVYAAGHVLK